One segment of Rosa chinensis cultivar Old Blush chromosome 6, RchiOBHm-V2, whole genome shotgun sequence DNA contains the following:
- the LOC112170238 gene encoding uncharacterized TPR repeat-containing protein At2g32450, with product MATRGSRSEKVKRIFYQFDANHDGGLNREEMAALVVAVNPRVKFSDEQINAILDEVFRTYGDFIDGDKGLTYEGLLRTYDDGAGDVDRDFDALGLELSLDEAKGASMAAEASSSSSIVDERIAESQKKQRTAAWAVSPNHGIVFDDTWKIVDDLEILVKRLKVKQAGNNNGKVKGENLDSYSEAGWSRELGPSSEISDKRVFWEESGHDYALFVKDLGVLRSRADGARSREQAFDGHMAIGRVLYEHQLFKEALVSFKRACELQPVDVRPHFRAGNCLYVLGRYKESKEEFLLALEAAEAGGNQWAYLLPQIYVNLGIAVEGEGMVLSACEYYREAAILCPTHFRALKLLGSALFGVGEYRAAVKALEESIFMKPDYADAHCDLASALHALGEDERAIEVFQKAIDLKPGHVDALYNLGGLYMDLGRFQRASEMYTRVLAVWPNHWRAQLNRAVSLLGARETEDAKKALKEALKMTNRVELHDAIAHLKQLQKKKKVKANGGGANGEGSFVTVDATKFKAVGEKTTLRQDLATALEIRAFQRITRLSRCDVDLLKREMSDGDVPVSYSGTGVPQRSIRKPNLEEILRRLLNFLKPETFQGAVKAINERILSVFDDTGAGRVDLGMFLAVLAPICSGPPEKRKRIAFDALLWRPLNEGGGSQIRKDDATKYIKLLRAIYVPSHGISEMLEVHGETDPSTMSYTEFLVMFNDPDWGFGIMSTLLKLETGDRNRHGNHVCSVCRYPIIGSRFKEIKSHFSLCNQCYSEGKVPPAYKQEEYKFREYGTEGEAMKDKCKCFTLQAHNDP from the coding sequence ATGGCGACGAGAGGGAGCAGATCAGAGAAGGTCAAGAGGATTTTCTACCAATTTGACGCCAACCATGACGGAGGGCTTAACCGGGAGGAAATGGCGGCGCTCGTGGTGGCGGTAAACCCTAGGGTCAAGTTCAGCGACGAGCAGATCAATGCCATTTTGGACGAGGTGTTTCGGACCTACGGCGACTTCATCGACGGGGACAAGGGGCTGACGTATGAGGGCCTGTTGCGGACGTATGACGACGGAGCCGGCGACGTGGACCGTGACTTCGACGCGCTTGGGTTGGAGCTGAGCCTGGATGAGGCCAAAGGGGCTTCCATGGCGGCCGAggcgtcgtcgtcgtcgtcgataGTGGACGAGCGCATCGCGGAGTCGCAGAAGAAGCAGCGGACGGCGGCCTGGGCGGTGTCGCCGAACCACGGGATCGTGTTCGACGACACGTGGAAGATTGTGGACGATTTGGAGATTCTGGTCAAGAGGTTGAAGGTGAAGCAGGCGGGGAATAATAATGGCAAGGTCAAGGGTGAGAATCTGGACTCGTATTCGGAGGCTGGGTGGTCTAGAGAATTGGGGCCTTCTTCGGAGATTTCGGACAAGAGGGTGTTTTGGGAAGAGTCTGGGCATGATTATGCTCTGTTTGTGAAGGACTTGGGGGTGCTCAGGAGCCGTGCCGACGGAGCAAGGTCGAGGGAGCAAGCTTTCGATGGACACATGGCGATCGGGAGGGTTTTGTATGAGCACCAGCTGTTTAAGGAAGCTTTGGTTAGTTTCAAGCGAGCCTGTGAGTTGCAACCGGTGGATGTTAGGcctcatttcagggctgggaatTGCTTGTATGTTCTTGGCAGGTACAAAGAGTCTAAAGAGGAGTTTCTGCTGGCTCTTGAGGCCGCCGAGGCCGGTGGGAATCAGTGGGCCTATTTGCTTCCACAGATTTATGTGAATCTCGGGATTGCTGTTGAAGGTGAAGGTATGGTTTTAAGTGCTTGCgagtattatagggaagctgctATACTTTGTCCCACTCATTTTAGAGCCTTGAAACTTTTGGGGAGTGCCTTGTTTGGGGTTGGGGAATATAGGGCAGCTGTTAAGGCCTTGGAAGAGTCCATTTTCATGAAACCAGACTATGCCGATGCACATTGTGATTTGGCTTCGGCTTTGCATGCTCTGGGTGAGGATGAGAGGGCAATCGAGGTTTTTCAGAAAGCCATTGATTTGAAACCCGGCCATGTTGATGCCTTGTACAATTTGGGTGGCCTCTATATGGACTTGGGAAGGTTCCAGAGAGCTTCTGAGATGTATACTAGGGTTTTAGCTGTGTGGCCAAACCATTGGCGTGCTCAGCTTAACAGGGCTGTGTCCTTGTTGGGAGCTAGGGAAACTGAGGATGCTAAGAAAGCTTTGAAGGAAGCATTGAAAATGACCAACAGGGTTGAATTGCATGATGCCATTGCACATCTGAAGCagctgcagaagaagaagaaggtgaaggCAAATGGGGGGGGTGCCAATGGGGAAGGTTCCTTTGTCACTGTCGACGCTACAAAATTTAAGGCCGTTGGGGAGAAAACAACATTGAGGCAAGACTTAGCCACTGCACTTGAGATTAGGGCTTTTCAGAGGATTACCAGGTTGAGTCGTTGTGATGTGGATCTCCTTAAAAGGGAGATGAGTGATGGTGATGTACCAGTGTCGTATTCAGGTACTGGTGTCCCGCAGAGGTCCATACGCAAGCCTAACTTGGAAGAAATTCTCCGCAGGTTGCTTAATTTCCTAAAGCCTGAGACTTTTCAAGGAGCTGTGAAAGCCATAAACGAGAGAATACTCTCTGTTTTTGATGATACAGGTGCAGGTAGGGTGGACTTGGGCATGTTTTTAGCTGTTCTAGCCCCTATTTGCAGTGGCCCGCCAGAAAAGCGCAAGCGAATTGCTTTTGATGCGCTCTTGTGGCGCCCTCTGAATGAAGGTGGTGGTTCTCAGATAAGAAAAGATGACGCCACTAAATATATCAAACTGTTGAGAGCTATATATGTCCCTTCCCATGGGATTAGTGAGATGCTGGAAGTCCATGGAGAAACAGATCCTTCAACAATGTCTTACACAGAGTTTCTTGTCATGTTTAACGACCCTGATTGGGGTTTTGGTATCATGTCCACGCTGTTGAAGCTTGAAACTGGGGACAGGAATCGCCATGGTAATCATGTCTGTTCAGTTTGCCGCTATCCAATTATTGGGTCTCGCTTTAAGGAGATAAAATCTCATTTCAGTTTGTGCAATCAATGCTACAGCGAGGGAAAAGTTCCTCCTGCCTATAAGCAGGAAGAGTACAAGTTCAGAGAATATGGAACTGAGGGCGAAGCCATGAAAGACAAGTGCAAGTGCTTTACATTGCAAGCCCATAATGACCCGTAG
- the LOC112171741 gene encoding kinesin-like protein KIN-7E codes for MATEEAVNEEKILVSVRVRPLNDKEKAKNDVSDWECFNNTVMYNSNQPDRASSPSAYSFDRVFGFDSSTKHVYEEAAKEVALSVVNGINSTIFAYGQTSSGKTYTMNGVTEFAVTDIYDHMGGQSDREFVLKFSAMEIYNEAVRDLLSSENVQLRLLDDPEKGTVVEKLSEEVLRDRNHLEELLSLCAAQRKIGETSLNETSSRSHQILRLTIESTSKQLEGLQSSGTLAATVNFVDLAGSERVAQALSAGARLKEGCHINRSLLTLGTVIRKLSTGRNGHIPYRDSKLTRILQNSLGGNARTAIICTMSPARSHVEQSKNTLFFASCAKEVTTNAKVNVVRSDKALVKQLQQQLAKMENALKSLATNSMKEKELLLQQMDKEIKELTKQRDFAQSRVQNLLQSVEEGQARIVENSGLESSDKGVKACTPLDSTDRPSCSSNSSKHFQRISEISEENFLLDGSAPKFEAWEDIAERSQAEDKDIAQSSHAEPEDNARRSHVKAQDIALCNDTAQEHLTEPEDVCKEIRCIDQMEEPSMDKSKIFVDEEAGSSSQQKEDAELRNASEEYEALQRKIHDLQMTINTLVTLNGPLDQSPCSTESSPVSLSFSRSRSARAVLLSSLSPGKETVQNEPATPTFKSKHGINIERLHKEDVQAPVVRATTNTDETREPEAEEDLPDKTQEVSQHKVSRPKHGMLTQKDSVVRAITNTDETRKPEVEDLPDKRQEVSQRKVSKLKHRKLTRRDSGRESLLSVQVEAEDREPDEEDVVEELPRGSKGLRWMLFKSKQPGSKSVMSSSVMSSKSASVLSAPVAWKVIQNYSESDLEDNVSVLNFDEEHKKDRYEKHGRSSRRPGSLDTSVQRALRNNSDWRSEFERQRGLIIELWDACYVPLVHRSHFFLLYKGDPSDFLYLEVELRRMTALKETFSDGSNRSTVSDRQALTPASSMKALKKEREMLSKKVHKRFPRKDRERLYQKWGIRLNTKERSLQLTNYLWTSTMDMRHIRESAALVAKLIDLAEPLQAPKEILGLSFLSRPVPKKSSFWDSMSTL; via the exons ATGGCGACGGAGGAGGCTGTGAATGAAGAGAAGATTCTTGTTTCGGTTAGGGTGAGACCATTGAATGACAAGGAAAAGGCAAAGAATGACGTTTCCGATTGGGAATGCTTCAACAACACAGTCATGTACAACAGCAACCAACCTGATCGGGCCTCCTCTCCCTCTGCTTATTCCTTTG ATAGAGTATTTGGTTTCGACTCTTCTACGAAGCATGTGTATGAAGAGGCAGCTAAGGAGGTTGCTCTTTCAGTCGTCAACGGCATCAACT CAACCATTTTCGCCTATGGACAAACAAGCAGCGGAAAGACGTATACCATGAATGGGGTGACCGAATTTGCTGTTACAGATATATATGATCACATGGGGGGA CAAAGTGACCGTGAATTCGTGTTGAAGTTCTCTGCCATGGAGATATATAATGAAGCTGTCAGAGATCTCCTCAGCTCCGAGAATGTTCAACTTAGGCTGCTAGATGATCCAGAG AAAGGTACAGTTGTCGAGAAGCTTTCAGAGGAGGTACTGAGAGACCGGAACCACCTGGAGGAGCTTCTTTCCCTCTGCGCAG CACAAAGGAAGATAGGAGAGACCTCTTTGAATGAAACTAGTTCAAGATCTCATCAAATTTTGCGACTG ACAATTGAAAGTACTTCCAAACAATTAGAAGGCCTTCAAAGTTCAGGCACTCTCGCTGCCACTGTG AATTTTGTTGATCTTGCGGGCAGCGAGCGTGTCGCTCAGGCATTATCAGCTGGTGCAAGATTGAAAGAAGGTTGTCACATAAATAGAAGTTTACTGACCCTGGGAACTGTAATACGCAAATTAAG CACGGGAAGAAATGGACACATACCTTACAGAGATTCCAAGCTAACACGCATACTGCAAAATTCTTTGGGAGGTAACGCTAGGACAGCCATCATTTGCACCATGAGCCCTGCACGAAGTCATGTTGAGCAATCAAAAAACACCCTGTtctttgcaagttgtgcaaaagAGGTTACTACAAATGCAAAGGTCAATGTGGTAAGGTCAGATAAGGCACTGGTAAAGCAATTGCAGCAACAATTGGCTAAAATGGAAAACGCATTGAAGAGCTTAGCAACAAATTCTATGAAAGAGAAGGAACTTTTGTTGCAACAG ATggataaagaaataaaagaattgACTAAGCAACGTGATTTTGCTCAATCTCGGGTTCAAAATTTGCTACAATCAGTTGAAGAAGGCCAGGCTAGAATAGTTGAAAATTCAGGATTGGAGTCATCAGACAAGGGTGTAAAAGCATGCACTCCACTAGATAGTACTGACAGACCTAGTTGTTCCTCGAATTCCAGCAAGCACTTCCAACGGATTTCTGAGATTTCTGAGGAAAATTTTCTGCTGGATGGTAGCGCTCCAAAGTTTGAAGCTTGGGAGGATATTGCAGAAAGATCTCAAGCAGAAGACAAAGATATTGCACAAAGCTCTCATGCAGAACCTGAAGACAATGCACGAAGATCTCACGTAAAAGCTCAAGATATTGCTTTGTGCAATGACACTGCACAAGAGCATCTTACAGAACCTGAAGATGTCTGCAAGGAGATTAGATGCATTGATCAAATGGAAGAACCAAGCATGGACAAGAGTAAAATATTCGTGGATGAAGAAGCAGGTTCATCATCGCAGCAGAAGGAAGATGCCGAGTTGAGAAATGCTAGTGAAGAGTATGAAGCGTTGCAGAGGAAAATACATGATTTGCAAATGACAATTAACACTCTTGTGACTCTTAATGGCCCTCTGGATCAATCTCCTTGTTCCACTGAATCCAGCCCTGTAAGCTTAAGCTTCTCCAGAAGTAGAAGTGCCAGGGCAGTTCTCCTAAGTTCTCTATCTCCAGGTAAGGAGACGGTACAAAACGAGCCTGCAACGCCTACGTTCAAATCAAAGCATGGTATCAACATTGAAAGGTTACACAAAGAAGATGTTCAAGCTCCTGTCGTGAGAGCTACCACGAATACAGATGAAACTAGAGAACCTGAGGCAGAGGAGGACTTACCTGATAAAACACAAGAAGTCTCTCAGCACAAGGTGTCTAGACCGAAGCATGGAATGCTTACCCAAAAAGATTCTGTGGTGAGAGCTATCACAAATACAGATGAAACTAGAAAGCCTGAGGTAGAGGACTTACCTGATAAAAGACAAGAAGTCTCTCAGCGCAAGGTGTCTAAACTGAAGCATAGAAAGCTTACCCGAAGAGATTCTGGTCGAGAATCTCTTTTGAGTGTTCAAGTGGAGGCAGAGGACCGAGAGCCTGATGAGGAGGATGTTGTGGAGGAGTTACCTAGAGGTTCAAAAGGCTTGCGATGGATGCTCTTCAAATCAAAGCAGCCTGGTTCTAAATCAGTGATGAGTTCATCTGTGATGAGTTCTAAATCAGCTTCTGTTTTGAGTGCTCCGGTGGCTTGGAAAGTTATCCAGAACTATTCGGAGTCAGATTTGGAGGATAATGTCAGTGTTCTCAATTTTGATGAGGAACATAAGAAAGACAGATATGAAAAGCACGGACGATCATCGAGGAGGCCTGGCAGTCTGGATACATCAGTACAACGAGCATTGAGAAACAACTCTGACTGGCGGTCTGAATTTGAAAGACAGAGGGGATTAATAATCGAACTCTGGGATGCTTGCTATGTGCCACTGGTCCACAGATCCCATTTCTTCCTCCTTTACAAAGGAGATCCATCTGACTTTCTGTACTTGGAGGTAGAGCTTAGAAGAATGACCGCTCTAAAGGAAACATTCTCCGATGGAAGTAATCGAAGTACTGTGAGTGATCGTCAGGCTCTCACGCCAGCTTCAAG TATGAAGGCTCTTAAGAAAGAGAGGGAAATGTTAAGTAAGAAAGTGCATAAGAGATTCCCAAGAAAAGATAGAGAGAGGCTTTACCAGAAGTGGGGGATTAGACTGAACACGAAGGAAAGGAGCCTACAGTTGACAAACTACCTATGGACGAGCACAATGGACATGAGACACATAAGGGAGAGTGCTGCACTTGTTGCAAAGTTGATTGACCTTGCAGAGCCACTTCAGGCTCCCAAGGAGATACTTGGACTCAGCTTCTTATCCCGACCGGTTCCCAAGAAATCTTCTTTCTGGGACTCCATGTCTACCCTATAG
- the LOC112172922 gene encoding protein ACCUMULATION AND REPLICATION OF CHLOROPLASTS 6, chloroplastic, whose protein sequence is METLTHLAIGFYTPRLSAPFPHSRKPQKLRPALCSASKWADRLLADFQFLGDSSSSSSDHHSTTATLAPPPNLPPPLAPPERHVSIPLDFYQVLGTQSHFLGDGIRRAYEARASKPPQYGFTQDALVSRRQILQAACETLADPTSRREYNQSLVEDGDGTILTDVPFDKVPGALCVLQEAGKTELVLQIGQSLLRERLPKSFKQDVVLVMALAYVDMSRDAMALSPPDFIQGCEVLERALKLLQEEAASSLAPDLQSQIDETLEEITPRCILELLGLPLDEDCQSRREEGLRGVRNILWSVGGGGAVALAGGFTRDSFLNEVFLRMTAAEQVELYVSTPKNIPAESFEVYGVALALVAQAFVGKKPNHIQDADNLFWELQQNKVSAVGHSVNAYITNENSEIDFALERGLCSLLLGDLDECRSWLGLDNNNSPYRNPSVVDFVLENAKDDDDNDLPGLCKLLETWLMEVVFPRFRDTKDIEFSLGDYYDDPTVLRYLERLDGTNGSPLAAAAAIVRIGAEATAVLDNVKASAIQALWKVFPLGQRDKNMTPQEDHEMNYSLLPEDSGDPLEESYEDDSIRVAEVSGRDGSVDTLKEESITEQIKDASVKIMCAGVVIGLLTFVGLKYLPGRNSSSNLRKKLGSVTASDVTSSGLPVDVKSAEELPKMDAQIAEGLVRKWQNIKSQAFGPGHSVDKLSEVLDGEMLKIWTDRATEIAQLNWSYDYTLLNLSIDSVTVSLDGQRAVVEATLEELAQLTDVLHPEHDASNSRTYTTRYEMSCSSSGWKITEGAVLQS, encoded by the exons ATGGAGACCTTGACACACTTGGCCATTGGCTTCTACACCCCAAGACTCTCCGCCCCTTTCCCACACTCAAGAAAACCCCAAAAGCTCAGGCCGGCATTATGCTCCGCCAGCAAATGGGCCGACCGCCTCCTCGCCGACTTCCAATTCCTCGGcgactcctcctcctcctcctcagacCACCATTCCACCACCGCCACTCTCGCTCCTCCTCCCAACCTGCCTCCCCCACTCGCTCCTCCCGAGCGCCACGTGTCCATCCCCCTCGACTTCTACCAGGTGCTCGGCACCCAGTCGCATTTCCTCGGCGACGGGATTAGGCGAGCTTACGAGGCTAGGGCTTCGAAGCCGCCTCAGTACGGCTTCACCCAAGACGCTTTGGTCAGCCGGAGACAGATTCTCCAGGCCGCCTGCGAAACCCTAGCCGACCCTACCTCCAGGAGAGAGTACAATCAGTCCCTCGTTGAAGACGGAGACGGAACAATTCTCACCGACGTTCCTTTTGATAAG GTTCCTGGAGCTCTTTGTGTGCTGCAAGAAGCTGGAAAGACGGAGCTGGTTCTTCAAATTGGGCAGAGTTTGCTGAGAGAGAGGCTGCCGAAATCGTTCAAGCAAGATGTGGTTTTGGTGATGGCACTTGCTTATGTTGACATGTCGAGGGACGCAATGGCATTGTCCCCACCGGATTTTATTCAGGGTTGTGAAGTGCTCGAGAGGGCTTTGAAGCTCTTGCAG GAGGAAGCTGCTAGCAGCCTTGCACCTGATCTTCAATCACAAATTGACGAGACACTGGAAGAGATCACCCCACGTTGCATTTTGGAACTTCTAGGTTTACCTCTTGATGAGGACTGCCAATCAAGAAGGGAAGAGGGCCTCCGTGGTGTCCGAAACATATTGTGGTCTGTTGGAGGAGGCGGAGCAGTTGCTCTTGCTGGGGGATTCACCCGTGACAGTTTCCTGAACGAGGTCTTTTTACGAATGACTGCAGCTGAACAG gTGGAACTATATGTATCAACACCAAAAAACATCCCAGCCGAAAGCTTTGAAGTTTATGGAGTGGCGCTTGCGCTTGTTGCTCAAGCCTTTGTTGGTAAAAAACCTAATCACATTCAAGATGCTGATAACCTGTTCTGGGAACTTCAGCAGAATAAGGTATCAGCTGTAGGACACTCTGTTAACGCCTATATAACCAATGAAAATAGTGAGATAGACTTTGCTTTGGAGAGGGGACTCTGTTCACTTCTTCTGGGGGATCTTGATGAGTGTCGCTCATGGTTGGGCCTAgacaataataattcaccgtaTAGAAATCCATCTGTAGTCGATTTTGTCTTGGAGAATGctaaggatgatgatgacaatgaTCTTCCCGGACTTTGTAAGCTGTTGGAGACATGGTTGATGGAGGTGGTATTCCCCAGATTTAGAGACACCAAAGATATTGAGTTCAGCCTTGGTGATTATTATGATGATCCTACAGTCTTGAGATACTTAGAAAGGCTGGATGGAACTAATGGCTCACCCTTAGCTGCAGCAGCAGCCATAGTAAGGATCGGTGCTGAAGCTACTGCAGTTCTTGATAATGTCAAGGCCAGTGCAATTCAGGCCCTGTGGAAGGTCTTTCCTCTGGGTCAAAGAGATAAGAATATGACACCTCAAGAAGATCATGAGATGAATTATTCTCTTCTTCCTGAAGACAGTGGAGACCCTTTGGAAGAATCCTATGAAGATGATTCTATTCGTGTTGCTGAGGTTTCTGGAAGAGATGGTTCTGTTGATACACTTAAAGAAGAATCAATTACTGAGCAAATCAAAGATGCAagtgtgaagattatgtgtgcTGGTGTGGTAATTGGACTACTGACTTTTGTTGGATTGAAGTATTTACCCGGCAGGAATAGCTCATCCAATCTACGTAAAAAACTTGGTTCAGTGACTGCATCTGATGTCACTAGTTCAG GGTTACCAGTAGATGTTAAGTCTGCAGAGGAATTACCCAAAATGGACGCACAAATTGCCGAAGGTCTAGTTCGGAAATGGCAGAACATAAAATCTCAGGCTTTTGGACCTGGGCATTCCGTGGATAAATTGTCAGAG GTATTGGATGGTGAGATGTTGAAGATATGGACAGATCGTGCAACTGAAATTGCACAGCTAAATTGGTCCTATGATTACACCCTTTTGAACTTGAGCATTGACAGTGTAACAGTGTCGCTAGATGGGCAGCGTGCTGTGGTGGAAGCAACTCTTGAAGAATTAGCCCAATTAACTGATGTGCTCCATCCAGAGCATGATGCCTCGAATAGCAGAACATACACTACAAGATATGAGATGTCTTGTTCAAGCTCAGGATGGAAAATCACTGAAGGAGCTGTCCTCCAATCATGA